A single genomic interval of Croceibacter atlanticus HTCC2559 harbors:
- the dapF gene encoding diaminopimelate epimerase, whose translation MTVEFYKYQGTGNDFVIIDNRRYNLSKNDTKTIKLLCDRRFGIGADGLIFLENSGIEGEDFKMVYFNSDGNESTMCGNGGRCLVSFAHYLNIFEKETLFSAIDGQHEASITNGVVSLKMQDVSNIETLENALYLNTGSPHYVTLTSDILNKNIKVDGAAIRYNDRFKKEGTNVNFVEPITANLYRVRTYERGVEDETLSCGTGVTAVAIAMHALSKTDKNSVDLIVQGGSLNVAFNTNNGTYTNVWLTGPAEQVFKGEVSW comes from the coding sequence ATGACTGTAGAATTCTACAAATATCAAGGAACAGGAAATGATTTTGTCATTATAGATAATAGACGTTATAATCTTTCCAAAAATGATACCAAAACGATTAAATTATTATGTGATCGTAGGTTTGGTATTGGTGCAGATGGTCTCATTTTTCTCGAAAACTCTGGAATAGAAGGTGAAGATTTTAAAATGGTTTATTTTAACTCTGATGGTAATGAAAGTACAATGTGCGGTAATGGTGGCAGGTGTCTAGTAAGCTTTGCGCACTACCTAAATATCTTTGAAAAGGAAACTTTATTTTCTGCAATAGATGGGCAACATGAAGCTTCAATTACAAATGGTGTAGTTTCATTAAAAATGCAGGATGTCTCTAATATTGAAACTTTAGAGAATGCGTTGTATTTAAATACAGGATCACCTCATTATGTTACTTTAACTAGTGATATTTTAAATAAAAACATTAAAGTAGATGGTGCAGCAATTAGATATAACGATAGGTTTAAGAAAGAAGGTACTAACGTAAATTTTGTTGAGCCTATTACAGCTAATTTATATAGAGTTAGAACATATGAGCGTGGTGTTGAAGATGAGACACTTTCTTGCGGTACAGGAGTTACAGCAGTTGCTATTGCAATGCATGCGTTAAGTAAAACTGACAAAAATTCAGTTGACTTAATAGTTCAAGGTGGCAGTTTAAATGTAGCTTTTAATACAAATAATGGCACGTATACAAACGTATGGTTAACAGGTCCTGCAGAACAGGTATTTAAAGGCGAAGTCTCATGGTAA
- a CDS encoding GNAT family N-acetyltransferase, which yields MITRRAYVEDINQLAPLFDAYRIFYKQDSDIKGAKAFLMSRFNLKDSVIFIAIVNQNIVGFTQLYPSFSSVKMQRTFILNDLYVSETHRKNGVGELLLNTAKKFCETEQARGLTLETDINNPAQHLYERLGWKKDTDVLHYTWELNKEV from the coding sequence ATGATTACCAGAAGAGCATACGTAGAAGACATTAATCAATTGGCACCATTATTTGATGCCTACCGCATATTCTACAAACAAGACAGCGACATTAAAGGTGCAAAAGCATTTTTAATGTCGCGTTTTAATTTAAAAGATTCTGTAATTTTTATAGCAATTGTAAACCAAAATATTGTTGGTTTTACACAGCTTTATCCAAGTTTTTCATCTGTTAAAATGCAGCGTACTTTTATTCTTAATGATTTATATGTTTCAGAAACACATCGTAAAAATGGTGTAGGAGAACTATTGCTAAATACTGCAAAGAAATTTTGCGAAACAGAACAGGCACGAGGATTAACTTTAGAAACAGATATTAACAATCCGGCTCAACATTTATATGAGCGATTGGGTTGGAAAAAGGATACAGATGTTCTTCACTATACTTGGGAGTTAAATAAAGAGGTGTAA
- a CDS encoding SAM-dependent methyltransferase: MSHTYKYPGIIYLIPTRLGMDQPHLEVLPMSIKRTVGTLDYFIAENEKTARRFIKAIAPKKSQPSLKFELINKFTNAEDIPSFLNPCKEGHNIGLLSEAGCPGIADPGAEVVKIAHQIGVKVVPLVGPSSILLAMMSSGMNGQNFTFNGYLPIDDKERQSAIKALERMSALKDQAQIFIETPYRNNKMLETLVNSLHPNTRICVACDITLTTEMILTKTAAEWKNTKVDLHKRPTIFIVQKDGMY, encoded by the coding sequence ATGTCCCATACCTATAAATATCCTGGTATTATTTACTTAATTCCTACGCGTTTAGGAATGGACCAACCACATCTAGAAGTTTTACCTATGTCAATTAAAAGAACAGTCGGAACTTTAGATTATTTTATTGCTGAAAATGAGAAAACTGCTCGTAGGTTCATAAAGGCTATTGCTCCAAAAAAATCTCAACCTTCATTAAAGTTTGAGCTTATAAACAAGTTTACAAATGCTGAAGACATACCTAGCTTTTTAAATCCGTGTAAAGAAGGACATAACATTGGGCTTTTAAGTGAAGCTGGTTGTCCTGGTATAGCAGATCCTGGCGCAGAGGTTGTAAAAATAGCACACCAGATAGGCGTAAAAGTTGTGCCTTTAGTAGGACCTTCTTCTATCCTACTCGCTATGATGAGTAGTGGTATGAATGGGCAAAACTTTACTTTTAACGGATATTTACCAATAGATGATAAAGAGCGACAAAGTGCTATAAAAGCTCTGGAACGTATGAGTGCCTTAAAAGATCAAGCTCAAATTTTTATTGAAACACCTTATAGAAATAATAAAATGCTTGAAACTTTGGTGAATTCATTACATCCAAATACAAGAATTTGTGTGGCTTGTGATATTACATTAACCACAGAGATGATATTGACGAAGACAGCAGCAGAGTGGAAAAACACAAAAGTCGATCTCCATAAGAGACCGACTATTTTTATTGTTCAAAAAGATGGTATGTACTAG
- a CDS encoding low molecular weight protein-tyrosine-phosphatase codes for MTKVIMVCLGNICRSPLAEGILKHKTQGKDVTVESAGTSDYHIGSLPDKRSIEVAKKNGLDITDQRGRQFKTSDFDTYDYIYAMDNSNYNNIIALARNEADKDKVHLILNSIFPGENVDVPDPYYGGDQGFDHVYNMLDEACEVIAKKLT; via the coding sequence ATGACTAAAGTTATCATGGTATGCCTTGGTAATATTTGCCGTTCACCATTGGCAGAAGGCATTTTAAAGCATAAAACTCAAGGTAAAGACGTAACAGTTGAATCTGCAGGAACAAGCGATTACCATATAGGCAGTTTACCAGATAAACGCTCTATAGAAGTAGCTAAGAAAAACGGTTTAGACATTACAGACCAACGCGGTAGGCAATTTAAAACTTCAGACTTTGACACCTATGATTATATCTATGCCATGGATAACTCAAACTATAATAATATTATAGCACTGGCTAGAAATGAAGCTGATAAAGACAAAGTTCATCTTATTTTAAATTCAATTTTTCCTGGTGAAAATGTTGATGTTCCAGATCCTTACTATGGAGGTGACCAAGGTTTTGACCACGTTTACAATATGTTAGACGAAGCTTGCGAGGTAATTGCAAAGAAGCTTACTTAA
- a CDS encoding DUF748 domain-containing protein yields the protein MNMTTEANKKKKRRHLKKKRLWLPITIIVLLIVARLLLPYFVKNYVNKTLANIPGYYGQVEDIDIALWRGAYVIHGLYLNKLDGVTQVPFLNFEKTDISIEWDAILDGKIVSEIEMTNPHINYVFEDQQATSEDGDADIDDWTKALTDLVPIDVNRLQVTNGKLAFVQLATEPNIDLYLDQVNLSATNLRNVKEKQRILPSDVTANAISIGQGKVDLKGKINLLKQIPDMDITLSLKDANLPAINSMTSGLAGIDFESGTFDVYSEFAIADSYLKGYVKPLISDAKYIGKEDGIFETIWEGFVSFFDFILTNPSTDNLATNVPFEGDLSATQANVWATVFNIFENAWFNAFKGETDGNINFEDTAKEADKNAEKLSRKERREKRRAERKLKREERQDNEEN from the coding sequence ATGAATATGACAACAGAAGCAAATAAAAAGAAGAAAAGACGACACTTAAAGAAAAAACGTCTTTGGTTACCTATAACAATTATTGTTTTATTAATTGTAGCAAGACTGCTACTACCCTACTTTGTAAAAAATTATGTAAACAAAACACTAGCAAATATTCCTGGGTATTATGGACAGGTTGAAGATATAGATATTGCGCTTTGGCGTGGTGCATATGTTATACACGGTTTATACCTAAATAAGTTAGATGGTGTAACACAAGTTCCGTTTCTAAACTTTGAAAAGACCGATATTTCTATTGAATGGGATGCAATTTTAGATGGTAAAATTGTTAGTGAAATAGAAATGACAAACCCGCACATAAATTATGTCTTTGAAGATCAGCAGGCGACGAGTGAAGATGGTGATGCAGATATAGATGATTGGACCAAGGCCTTAACAGATTTAGTCCCAATTGATGTTAACAGATTGCAAGTAACAAATGGTAAATTAGCATTTGTACAATTAGCCACAGAGCCTAATATAGATTTATACTTAGATCAAGTTAACCTAAGTGCTACAAACTTGCGAAATGTAAAAGAAAAGCAACGCATCTTACCTTCAGATGTTACTGCCAATGCGATATCAATAGGACAAGGAAAAGTAGATTTAAAAGGAAAGATAAATTTATTAAAGCAAATACCAGATATGGATATAACGCTTTCCTTAAAAGATGCAAATTTACCCGCAATAAACTCCATGACATCTGGACTTGCAGGTATCGACTTTGAAAGTGGGACTTTTGATGTTTATAGTGAATTTGCAATAGCAGACAGCTATCTTAAAGGATATGTAAAACCGTTAATAAGTGATGCAAAATATATAGGTAAAGAAGATGGCATTTTTGAAACTATCTGGGAAGGCTTTGTAAGCTTTTTCGACTTTATACTTACCAATCCTAGTACAGACAACCTAGCTACAAATGTGCCTTTTGAAGGAGATTTAAGTGCTACACAAGCAAATGTCTGGGCAACTGTATTTAATATTTTCGAAAATGCATGGTTTAATGCATTTAAAGGAGAAACAGACGGAAATATAAATTTTGAAGACACTGCAAAAGAAGCAGATAAAAATGCTGAAAAACTATCTAGAAAAGAAAGACGAGAAAAACGTAGAGCAGAACGAAAATTAAAGCGTGAAGAACGCCAAGATAATGAAGAGAATTAA
- a CDS encoding PQQ-dependent sugar dehydrogenase yields MKTHLPITLVFILHSFFILQAQNFEIDTQLFASGLNQPLGIENVGDSRLFIPEKPGTISIVNANGSVEPTPFLDITNLVTTNGERGLLGLAFHPNYTTNGYFYVNYTNTSGNTVISRFSVSADNPNLADENTELQLLTYNQPFANHNGGDLTFGPDGMLYIASGDGGSGGDPGERAQSLNTLLGKILRLNVDIAAPYIPNNNPFVNDGDNQTLGEIWAYGLRNPFRISFDSANGDFWIGDVGQNEIEEINKVTQNPAAVNYGWRCFEGNSTYDDTSDCLNSFSPHTPPIIDYTQTNGRCSVTGGRVYRGPDFSNLTGVYIFADFCSGELASIDSSQNVNFTTPTNGSSFVGFGTNDTNMLFVADIGGSIYKIVDNIALGVHSQNDTPAITITPNPTQSSFNISLLEDYAQVEIFNISGQQVFQKRVNKDEEIQVSNLAEGLYIVRIISPTGKHSVKKLIKY; encoded by the coding sequence ATGAAAACACACCTACCTATCACATTAGTATTTATCCTACATTCTTTCTTTATTCTGCAAGCGCAAAATTTTGAAATCGACACACAATTATTTGCTTCAGGATTAAACCAACCTTTAGGTATAGAAAATGTTGGAGACTCGCGTTTATTTATTCCAGAGAAACCCGGAACAATATCTATAGTTAATGCAAATGGTTCTGTAGAACCCACACCTTTTTTAGACATTACAAACTTAGTAACAACTAATGGTGAAAGAGGCTTACTTGGGTTAGCTTTTCATCCTAATTATACTACCAATGGTTACTTTTATGTAAACTATACCAATACGTCTGGCAATACAGTAATTTCTAGATTTAGTGTAAGTGCAGATAATCCAAATTTAGCAGATGAAAATACAGAATTACAACTACTAACCTATAATCAGCCATTTGCTAATCATAACGGAGGTGATCTTACCTTTGGTCCAGATGGTATGCTCTATATTGCTAGCGGTGATGGCGGAAGTGGCGGTGATCCTGGTGAACGAGCACAAAGTTTAAATACGCTATTAGGAAAAATTTTAAGATTAAATGTAGATATTGCTGCTCCTTATATTCCAAACAACAACCCTTTTGTAAACGATGGCGATAACCAAACATTAGGTGAAATTTGGGCTTACGGCTTAAGAAACCCGTTTAGAATTTCGTTTGATAGTGCAAACGGTGACTTTTGGATTGGTGATGTTGGGCAAAATGAAATTGAAGAGATTAATAAAGTAACACAAAATCCTGCAGCAGTGAATTATGGTTGGCGTTGTTTTGAAGGTAACTCAACTTATGATGATACTTCAGACTGTTTAAACAGTTTCTCTCCTCACACACCACCAATAATAGATTATACACAAACAAATGGGCGTTGTTCTGTAACTGGAGGAAGAGTTTACAGAGGTCCAGATTTTTCAAATCTAACTGGTGTATACATTTTTGCAGATTTTTGTAGTGGTGAATTAGCAAGTATAGACTCATCACAAAATGTCAACTTCACAACTCCTACAAATGGTAGTTCTTTTGTAGGTTTTGGCACAAATGACACCAATATGTTATTTGTGGCAGACATTGGAGGATCAATATATAAAATTGTAGACAACATAGCCTTAGGTGTTCATTCTCAAAATGATACACCTGCTATAACTATTACTCCTAACCCAACGCAATCCTCGTTTAATATTTCTCTATTAGAAGATTATGCACAAGTTGAAATTTTCAATATAAGTGGACAACAGGTTTTTCAAAAACGCGTTAATAAAGATGAAGAGATTCAGGTTTCAAACTTAGCAGAAGGTTTGTATATTGTAAGGATTATATCGCCAACTGGTAAACATTCAGTAAAAAAACTAATCAAATATTAA
- a CDS encoding GNAT family N-acetyltransferase, protein MVTLSGTNIDLRALEPEDLDFIYYIENNETFWELSTTQTPYSKFLIRQYLENAHRDIYEVKQLRLAICGKDEALLGLIDLFDFDPVHKRAGIGILIAEKEDRGKGYGKEALKLLIAYAFTHLNLHQLYANISAENINSQHLFETCGFEKIGVKKDWTFVSGTYKDELLYQIIQNNVH, encoded by the coding sequence ATGGTAACACTCTCTGGCACTAATATAGATTTAAGAGCTTTAGAGCCAGAAGATTTAGATTTCATTTATTATATAGAAAATAATGAAACGTTTTGGGAACTAAGCACCACACAGACACCTTATTCTAAATTTTTAATTAGACAATATCTTGAAAACGCACACCGCGACATATACGAGGTAAAACAATTGCGTTTAGCAATTTGTGGAAAAGATGAAGCTTTATTAGGTCTTATTGACTTGTTTGATTTTGATCCAGTACACAAGCGTGCAGGCATCGGAATTTTAATTGCGGAGAAAGAAGATAGAGGTAAAGGCTATGGAAAAGAAGCTCTAAAACTTCTAATTGCGTATGCATTTACCCACTTAAACCTTCATCAACTTTATGCTAATATTTCTGCAGAAAATATAAACTCACAGCATTTGTTCGAAACATGTGGATTTGAGAAAATTGGTGTTAAGAAAGATTGGACTTTTGTTTCAGGAACTTATAAGGATGAATTATTATATCAGATAATACAAAATAATGTACATTAA
- a CDS encoding ABC transporter ATP-binding protein, which yields MIKNKSILSASNLSVGYRSKQAETTIVSDISISFNKGELIGVIGVNGSGKSTLLRTLSGLQPPLKGDIYLDNTALQHKNPKEIAKAISLVLTDQPISKNLTVKELIALGRQPYTNWIGKLSNEDKTAIKKAMQLVGIEELADKFCYELSDGQLQNVLIARALAQDTKLIILDEPTSHLDMYHKAYVLQLLSKLAKTTGTCIVFATHEINLALPLCDKLLLVKDGKVSFETPEYHITNKHLNTLFPEDLISFNETSKQFIINSN from the coding sequence ATGATTAAAAATAAATCAATATTAAGTGCATCTAACTTGTCTGTCGGCTATCGTTCTAAGCAGGCAGAGACAACTATTGTTTCAGATATTTCAATTTCATTTAATAAAGGAGAACTCATAGGAGTTATTGGTGTAAATGGCTCAGGAAAATCTACGCTATTAAGAACATTAAGCGGCTTACAACCACCTCTAAAAGGCGATATTTATTTAGATAATACAGCGCTTCAACATAAAAACCCAAAAGAAATAGCAAAAGCAATAAGCTTGGTTTTAACAGATCAACCTATCTCAAAAAACCTGACAGTTAAAGAATTAATTGCTCTAGGAAGACAACCCTATACCAATTGGATTGGTAAACTTTCAAATGAAGACAAGACTGCTATAAAAAAAGCTATGCAGTTGGTAGGTATTGAAGAATTAGCAGATAAATTTTGCTATGAGTTAAGTGATGGCCAGTTACAAAATGTTTTAATAGCAAGAGCACTTGCCCAAGATACCAAACTTATTATTTTAGATGAGCCCACATCTCACTTAGACATGTATCATAAAGCATATGTACTTCAATTATTAAGTAAACTGGCTAAAACAACAGGCACTTGTATTGTCTTTGCTACTCACGAAATAAATTTAGCGTTACCGCTTTGTGATAAGCTTTTATTAGTAAAAGACGGCAAGGTTAGCTTTGAGACTCCAGAATATCACATTACTAATAAACACTTAAACACATTGTTTCCAGAAGATCTTATAAGCTTCAATGAAACATCAAAACAATTCATCATTAATTCAAATTAA
- the mltG gene encoding endolytic transglycosylase MltG, protein MYIKKLLAITALLGIVILSIFSYNIYTAVFSANTSFSKDTHTVYVKTGSTYKDVRSQLQPVLKDIESFDAIAKRKGYISNVKAGKYVLTSGMNNNEIVNTLRIQNKPVKLRFNNQERIENLAGRIASQIEADSISLLKAMKDKAFLEEHNFTQESALGMYIPNQYEFFWNTTAEDFRARMLREYRNFWNETRTKKAEEIGLTPQQVTVIASIVQKETAKVDERPTVAGVYLNRYKNGWKLDADPTVIYAVKKSNNSWDSVIKRVLYKDLEIESPYNTYKNKALPPGPIAMPDITSIDAVLNYEKHDYFYFVANVQNIGYHKFAKTLMQHNRNKQEYVRWINKQGINR, encoded by the coding sequence ATGTACATTAAAAAACTCTTGGCTATAACGGCTTTACTAGGTATTGTAATACTTTCAATATTTAGTTACAATATATATACTGCTGTATTTTCAGCAAACACTTCTTTTTCAAAAGATACTCACACTGTATATGTAAAAACTGGTTCTACGTATAAAGATGTAAGATCTCAATTACAACCGGTTCTAAAAGATATTGAAAGTTTTGATGCTATAGCTAAACGTAAAGGTTATATAAGTAATGTAAAGGCAGGTAAATATGTGCTTACATCTGGTATGAACAATAATGAAATTGTAAATACTCTTAGAATCCAGAATAAACCTGTAAAATTAAGATTCAACAATCAAGAGCGTATTGAAAACTTAGCAGGAAGAATAGCATCACAAATTGAGGCAGATAGTATTTCATTATTAAAAGCAATGAAAGACAAAGCCTTTTTAGAAGAGCATAACTTTACCCAAGAGTCTGCTTTAGGCATGTATATTCCTAACCAATATGAATTTTTCTGGAATACCACAGCAGAAGATTTTAGGGCAAGAATGTTAAGAGAATACAGAAACTTTTGGAATGAAACCCGCACCAAAAAAGCAGAAGAAATTGGTCTTACACCGCAACAGGTAACTGTAATAGCTTCAATTGTACAAAAGGAAACTGCTAAAGTAGATGAAAGGCCTACGGTTGCTGGTGTTTATCTTAATAGGTATAAAAACGGATGGAAATTAGATGCAGATCCTACTGTAATTTATGCAGTTAAAAAATCTAATAATTCTTGGGATTCTGTTATTAAGCGAGTACTATATAAAGATCTAGAAATTGAATCTCCATACAATACTTATAAAAATAAAGCGTTACCACCTGGTCCTATAGCTATGCCAGATATAACATCTATAGATGCTGTGCTTAATTATGAAAAGCACGACTATTTTTATTTTGTTGCTAATGTGCAAAATATAGGATACCATAAATTTGCAAAAACATTAATGCAGCATAATCGCAATAAACAGGAGTATGTAAGGTGGATAAATAAGCAAGGAATAAACAGATAG
- a CDS encoding glyceraldehyde-3-phosphate dehydrogenase — protein MSFNTVYEKELAFQADRRRATVEFIKIVSDLWYDKSIELVLFRNQLIDRNVSEILNLHEYAGEFVQKPISIFDSVEIAQAIKDMDLPPAKLDIGKLTFEYHLEDNKFTNATAFVADKLANAKAYKEIEPKDVVLYGFGRIGRLLARELMTRTASGSQMRLRAIVTRGEITQNVLEKRASLLKSDSVHGDFAGTVAIDLEKKALIINGTTVHIISANAPEDIDYTEYGINDALIIDNTGAFRDKEALSRHLVPKGASKVLLTAPGKGIPNIVHGVNQLENNPDELDIFSAASCTTNAITPVLKAIEDSFGVKQGHLETIHAYTNDQNLVDNMHKKYRRGRAAALNMVITETGAGQAVSKALPVFEGKLTSNAIRVPVPNGSLAILKLELNTETSVDGLNAVMKKYALEGDLVEQIKYSIDNELVSSDIVGSSAPSIYDSNATIVAKDGKNVVIYVWYDNEYGYSHQVIRLAKYISKVRRFSYY, from the coding sequence ATGAGTTTCAATACCGTTTACGAAAAAGAATTAGCATTTCAAGCAGACCGAAGACGTGCCACAGTTGAGTTTATTAAAATTGTGAGTGACCTTTGGTACGACAAGTCTATAGAGCTTGTGTTATTTAGAAACCAATTGATAGATCGCAATGTAAGCGAGATATTAAACCTTCATGAATATGCTGGAGAGTTTGTACAAAAACCTATTTCTATTTTCGATTCTGTAGAAATTGCACAAGCTATTAAGGATATGGATTTACCTCCTGCAAAATTGGATATCGGTAAATTAACATTTGAATATCATTTAGAAGATAATAAGTTTACTAATGCTACAGCCTTTGTAGCAGATAAACTTGCTAACGCAAAAGCTTACAAAGAAATAGAGCCTAAAGACGTAGTACTATATGGTTTTGGTCGTATTGGTAGGTTGTTAGCTAGAGAGTTAATGACACGTACAGCAAGCGGAAGTCAAATGAGACTTCGTGCAATTGTAACACGTGGTGAGATTACTCAAAATGTTTTAGAAAAAAGAGCATCTTTATTAAAAAGTGACTCTGTTCACGGAGATTTTGCCGGAACGGTAGCTATAGATTTAGAAAAGAAAGCACTAATAATAAATGGTACAACAGTACATATTATTTCTGCTAATGCTCCAGAAGATATAGACTATACAGAATACGGTATTAACGATGCTTTAATTATAGACAATACAGGTGCGTTTAGAGATAAAGAAGCACTTAGCAGACATTTAGTTCCTAAAGGCGCATCTAAAGTATTATTAACTGCACCAGGAAAAGGTATTCCTAATATTGTGCACGGTGTAAACCAGTTAGAAAACAATCCAGATGAATTAGATATTTTTTCTGCAGCATCTTGTACAACTAACGCTATTACACCTGTACTTAAAGCAATTGAAGATAGCTTTGGTGTTAAACAAGGACACCTAGAGACTATTCACGCTTATACAAACGACCAGAATTTAGTAGATAATATGCACAAGAAATACCGAAGAGGTCGTGCTGCTGCTTTAAACATGGTAATTACAGAAACTGGAGCAGGACAAGCTGTTTCTAAAGCTCTTCCTGTTTTCGAAGGTAAACTTACATCTAACGCAATTAGAGTACCTGTTCCTAATGGTTCTTTAGCAATCTTAAAGCTTGAGCTTAATACAGAAACATCTGTTGATGGTTTAAATGCTGTAATGAAGAAATATGCGCTAGAAGGAGATTTAGTTGAACAAATTAAATACTCTATCGATAATGAGCTTGTAAGTAGTGATATTGTTGGATCTTCTGCTCCATCAATTTATGATAGCAATGCAACAATCGTAGCAAAAGACGGTAAGAATGTGGTAATTTATGTATGGTATGATAATGAATACGGTTATAGCCATCAAGTTATAAGACTTGCAAAATATATCTCTAAAGTAAGACGCTTTAGCTATTACTAG
- a CDS encoding S1C family serine protease, with the protein MKKIASLLVVSILGGALTLGAYKVFLEEDPTIVEQHAQNDFNVIPTNYTNTSNFGMNADFTAAAENTVNGVVHVKNLAVFKQPRNLREYMFGNATGEQSKAIRGAGSGVIITPDGYIVTNNHVIAGASEVDVTLNNNETYKAEVIGVDTKADIALIKIDGKNLDYIPFGDSDNVKIGEWALAVGNPFNLTSTVTAGIISAKARDLDVRDSNYQSFIQTDAAINPGNSGGALVNVNGELIGINTAITSQTGSYVGYAFAVPSNNAKKIVEDILEFGDVQNAILGIRGTNVNSAIAGELGLDVTQGFYIGGTEAGSGAEKAGLKEGDIIQMIDNVKIRKFADLTGYVSSKRPGDIVAVKLLRNGKERNINVTLTKYEVFQIKDVGLEVSNANPQDLKKFDAKNGVKISRALTNDMAYYNLVGGLLVEIDNTPVNSVSDVERIINDKSSNEPIIITLINTKGERERYNFR; encoded by the coding sequence ATGAAGAAAATTGCAAGTTTATTAGTCGTTTCTATTTTAGGTGGAGCCTTAACGCTTGGCGCCTATAAAGTATTTTTAGAAGAAGATCCTACGATAGTTGAGCAACACGCTCAAAACGACTTTAATGTTATTCCTACCAATTATACCAACACCTCTAACTTTGGTATGAATGCAGATTTTACTGCCGCTGCAGAAAACACAGTTAACGGTGTGGTACACGTTAAGAATTTAGCTGTTTTTAAACAGCCTAGAAACTTAAGAGAATATATGTTTGGTAACGCAACTGGAGAGCAAAGCAAAGCTATTAGAGGTGCAGGATCTGGAGTTATCATTACACCAGATGGTTATATAGTAACTAACAACCATGTTATTGCCGGTGCTAGTGAGGTAGATGTAACACTAAATAATAATGAAACCTATAAAGCAGAGGTTATTGGTGTAGATACAAAAGCAGACATTGCACTTATTAAAATTGACGGAAAAAACTTAGACTATATTCCTTTTGGAGACTCAGACAACGTAAAAATTGGAGAATGGGCATTAGCAGTTGGTAATCCCTTTAATCTAACATCTACTGTTACAGCTGGTATTATTAGTGCCAAAGCAAGAGATTTAGATGTTAGAGATAGTAACTATCAATCTTTCATACAAACAGATGCGGCCATAAATCCAGGAAATTCTGGCGGTGCTTTAGTTAATGTAAATGGAGAGCTAATAGGAATTAATACTGCTATAACATCACAAACCGGAAGCTATGTAGGTTATGCTTTTGCTGTACCTTCAAACAATGCCAAGAAAATTGTAGAAGACATCTTGGAATTTGGAGACGTACAAAATGCAATTTTAGGTATTAGAGGAACAAATGTAAACTCTGCCATTGCTGGAGAACTTGGTTTAGATGTAACTCAAGGATTTTACATTGGTGGTACAGAAGCTGGTAGCGGTGCAGAAAAAGCAGGACTAAAAGAAGGAGACATTATACAAATGATTGATAATGTGAAAATAAGAAAGTTTGCAGACCTCACTGGTTACGTAAGCTCTAAACGTCCTGGAGATATCGTGGCTGTAAAATTATTAAGAAACGGAAAAGAACGTAATATTAATGTTACGCTTACAAAGTATGAAGTCTTTCAGATTAAAGATGTTGGTTTAGAGGTAAGCAACGCAAATCCACAAGACCTAAAAAAGTTTGACGCTAAAAATGGAGTGAAAATTAGTAGAGCACTAACTAATGATATGGCTTATTATAATCTAGTTGGTGGGTTGCTTGTTGAAATTGACAACACTCCTGTAAATAGTGTTTCAGATGTTGAACGAATTATAAATGATAAATCATCAAATGAACCTATTATCATTACTTTAATAAATACTAAAGGAGAAAGAGAACGTTATAATTTCAGGTAA